The Apodemus sylvaticus chromosome 5, mApoSyl1.1, whole genome shotgun sequence genome has a segment encoding these proteins:
- the LOC127686277 gene encoding EKC/KEOPS complex subunit Tp53rkb-like, with the protein MASASSEAEAEALAAAHEQSRLFLSGLELLQQGAEARVFRGRFQGRAAVVKHRFPKSYRHPELEARLGRRRTVQEARALLRCRRAGIAAPVVFFVDYASNCLYMEEIEDSVTVRDYIQSTMETEKDPQRLLDLARRIGQVLARMHDEDLIHGDLTTSNMLLRRPPEQLHIVLIDFGLSFVSGLPEDKGVDLYVLEKAFLSTHPHTETVFEAFLKSYGASSKKSSPVLKKLDEVRLRGRKRSMVG; encoded by the exons ATGGCTAGCGCGTCCTCGGAGGCGGAGGCTGAGGCGCTGGCCGCGGCGCACGAGCAGAGCCGCCTCTTCCTGAGCGGCCTGGAGCTGCTGCAGCAGGGCGCCGAGGCCCGCGTCTTCCGCGGCCGCTTCCAGGGCCGCGCGGCCGTGGTGAAGCACCGCTTCCCTAAGAGCTACCGGCACCCGGAGCTGGAGGCGCGGCTCGGCCGGCGGCGGACAGTGCAGGAGGCGCGCGCGCTGCTCCGCTGCCGCCGTGCGG GGATAGCTGCCCCTGTCGTCTTCTTTGTGGACTATGCGTCTAACTGCCTATATatggaagaaattgaagactCGGTGACCGTTCGAGACTATATTCAATCCACTATGGAGACTGAAAAAGACCCCCAACGCCTCTTGGACTTGGCCAGGAGGATCGGGCAGGTTCTGGCCAGGATGCATGATGAGGACCTCATTCACGGGGACCTCACCACCTCCAACATGCTCCTCAGGCGGCCCCCGGAGCAGCTGCACATCGTGCTCATCGACTTCGGGCTGAGCTTTGTCTCAGGACTGCCAGAAGATAAAGGCGTCGACCTCTATGTTCTGGAGAAGGCCTTCCTCAGCACGCACCCCCACACCGAGACCGTGTTCGAAGCCTTTCTGAAGAGTTACGGTGCCTCGTCCAAGAAGTCCAGTCCAGTGCTGAAGAAGTTGGATGAGGTGCGCCTGAGGGGGCGAAAGCGGTCCATGGTCGGGTAG